The nucleotide window gaaataatattgttatttaaaaaaatttgactgcaatattagttaatatttaatagttaccaaatagaaattatttttcaatttgaccaaaaataaaaggaatacttttttttttattgtttttcctaTCTTATCGCTTGAGAAAGActgaatattattttaattaataacatttaCTACCAACACTATATTGTAATATATTGTATGGTTTCCTTGAGAGCAATATAAATAGCATTGTTGAGTTCACTTCTCTgatcacacaaaaaataaaattgcaagaTTATTCACACATTATTCACAAACAAGCTCTAACTCTAATACCAGAGTTTCAATCAAGCATCTTCAAGGTATAACATACTCACTTACTGTGAAGATAGCTAGAaataatgcatttgattttagtttaaatttacgttttactaatttttattatttttttatgtgttgtttttttcttcagatttcaaatccaaaaaaacTCATGGCTTTCACTACCTCAATCGTAGCTGAAAAGAAGAACAAGATTTTGTTTATATTGGGTGCAATAGGAACTGGGAAAACTAAACTTTCCATCAACTTGGGTACTCGTTACCCCGCTGAAATCATCAACTCGGACAAAATTCAAGTCTATAAGGGTCTTGATATTGTCACAAATAAGGTGCCGGAATCTGAACGTTGTTCGATTCCGCATCACTTATTAGGCATCATCAATGATCCTGAATATGATTTTACTATGAACGATTTTTGCAAGAACGTGCTTGAATCCATAGATCTCATAATTGGCAATGGACGCCTACCTATTATTGTAGGAGGGTCCaattcttatataaaaaaattggttgaagaGCCAACCATtgcttttctttcaaaatatgacTGTTTTTTCATTTGGGTAGATGTGTCTTTGCCTACTCTATTTCAATATGTAGGGAAAAGAGTTGATGAAATGGTTGAGTCAGGGATGGTTGATGAGATTCGAGAATATTATGCACCTGGGGCAGACAACTCAAAGGGAATTAGAAGGGCTATTGGGGTTCCTGAGCttgattctttttttcaaatagaaaagaaaaatgacattGATGATGCTCAAAAGGAAAAGATATTGGCCGAAGCTATCAGAAAAACCAAACAGAACACTTGCATATTGGTTCAAAATCAACTCTTGAAGATCAAGAATATGGCTCAAATCCTTGGGTTGATGGTATACAAGATTGATTCTACGGAAGTCTTTGAGGCCCTTCTGAAGGGAGAAGATTATAAACATTTGCATCAAGAGAATGTAGTTAAGCCAAGCATAGAGATAGTGAAAAGATTCCTAGAGGAGACACCTGTTGGatttgaatatgaaaaatattcaaatgaaaATGGGAAACATGCACTCAATGGTGTTTCAAACATTCGggcaaaaattatataaatcttttttgttttgttcattgGAGTATAAGAATTATTTTTCACACTAAGAGGAACTTGGTTGTCTTTccctcaaaataataattaaaatttgttgtcTTATTTTCCCGTGGGAATAAGTTTTAGGTGGGTAATACCACTTTTAGGGTATATTATATGGTTGCTGGGTCAGGTTGatgctgtaacaccccgttttcccaatatacaaatttcttaaacatttatcagagtaaaaaccataaacgggatatcacataaatacgtaatccaaaaacagttaaataataatttaacttccacataatatcttaacatagcagcggaatattagttcataaaccataagtcagtttggcacgcaggcctcaaataagtatctcaaaagagttaatcaaaacagaaattgtcatagcagttcacgtaaaagaatgaagcatgttatagcatatgaccccatcccattacgtatcagagcgacctagacgacacagtgaaggcaaggccaactcacgaaagcaactgcacactaagcacgatcacctgcaagttacccatacgaagggcaacattttcaagcagaaggggtgagatttcataacaaaataatgctaatcaaagtaattcgaatcataattaacattaacatcataatcattcttggataactttgcatattcaaataacaagcatcacgtattcacatattcaataaactaatatcacgtattcacttattcaatcgtcaacaacaacatagcattatggacatgacaatgtgacaatgctcttagattccttatatgcatgtggtaccaatcgtcatc belongs to Medicago truncatula cultivar Jemalong A17 chromosome 6, MtrunA17r5.0-ANR, whole genome shotgun sequence and includes:
- the LOC120576038 gene encoding adenylate isopentenyltransferase 5, chloroplastic; this translates as MAFTTSIVAEKKNKILFILGAIGTGKTKLSINLGTRYPAEIINSDKIQVYKGLDIVTNKVPESERCSIPHHLLGIINDPEYDFTMNDFCKNVLESIDLIIGNGRLPIIVGGSNSYIKKLVEEPTIAFLSKYDCFFIWVDVSLPTLFQYVGKRVDEMVESGMVDEIREYYAPGADNSKGIRRAIGVPELDSFFQIEKKNDIDDAQKEKILAEAIRKTKQNTCILVQNQLLKIKNMAQILGLMVYKIDSTEVFEALLKGEDYKHLHQENVVKPSIEIVKRFLEETPVGFEYEKYSNENGKHALNGVSNIRAKII